In Necator americanus strain Aroian chromosome IV, whole genome shotgun sequence, the following proteins share a genomic window:
- a CDS encoding hypothetical protein (NECATOR_CHRIV.G16656.T1), protein MTWMFDLIGGPSSSVIKPAQLQRKNGSGNIRKEKPLLRLCDDGTKSISTILSNPDYLVPLRLLSSLKIPKICPLSTITSSSSEDAWDSVPRCNRCRQHFHDGEFYVVLEGTAWHQECFRCAQCLLPISLDDDYFEMDGRYYCRHDFNVLYAPICAKCNSFVFGKVMRSANNSFHPECFTCENCEGSLDYGVWCVNGRMSCYNCKEMSPKSRHYVCMKCRQSIVEEDLLRIDNYFFHAYHFSCADCKTALTGAARQLEKEWFCARCFDLRCEICAGCHKPIDKENERSTLALGKYFHVEHFRCAKCDVAFMGTKHYEWNGKAYCKEDMMMLCGEFCYRCNRFLTATSINILGKKWCVDCYRCLSCDRVLKHSEHIFNLDMRPMCKKCFRRKDFRQYLKEETHH, encoded by the exons TTATGTGATGATGGAACAAAATCCATTTCGACTATACTTTCTAATCCGGATTATCTGGTACCACTGCGACTTCTTTCATCATTGAAAATCCCAAAGATTTGTCCTCTTAG CACTATCACATCATCTTCGTCGGAGGACGCTTGGGATTCGGTTCCACGATGCAACAGATGTCGGCAACATTTTCACGATGGCGAATTCTACGTAGTTCTGGAAGGAACTGCTTGGCATCAGGAATGCTTCCG ttgtgcCCAATGTTTGCTGCCGATTTCACTTGATGACGATTATTTCGAGATGGATGGTAGATACTACTGTCGACACGATTTCAACGTTCTCTATGCGCCAATATGTGCAAAATGCA ATTCATTTGTCTTCGGAAAAGTTATGCGGTCAGCTAACAACTCATTTCATCCGGAATGCTTCACATGCGAAAACTGTGAGGGAAGTCTTGACTatggtgtgtggtgtgtgaATGGAAG GATGTCATGCTACAATTGCAAAGAGATGTCCCCGAAATCTCGTCATTACGTTTGCATGAAGT GTCGTCAATCGATTGTCGAGGAGGATCTTTTACGAATCGATAACTATTTTTTCCACGCCTATCATTTCTCATGTGCTGATTGCAA GACTGCGTTGACCGGCGCAGCAAGACAACTGGAAAAAGAATGGTTTTGTGCACGATGTTTTGATCTACGTTGTGAAATTTGTGCCGGATGTCATAAACCAATTGACAAGGAGAATGAGAGAAGTACATTAGCGTTGGGGAAATATTTTCACGTTGAG CATTTCCGTTGTGCGAAATGTGATGTCGCATTTATGGGAACGAAACACTACGAATGGAATGGGAAAGCGTATTGTAAAGAAGACATGATGATG CTCTGCGGTGAGTTCTGCTATCGATGTAACCGGTTCCTTACCGCTACAAGTATCAATATCCTTGGAAAGAAATGGTGTGTTGATTGCTATCGATGTTTGTCATGTGACCGAGTATTGAAACATAG tGAACACATCTTTAATCTTGATATGCGACCGATGTGCAAAAAATGTTTCCGACGAAAGGATTTTCGACAATATCTGAAAGAAGAAACTCATCATTAA